From Micromonospora auratinigra:
ACGGCTGAATATCCGGTGACCGCCATCGGCCGCCCGGCTGGTCTCCCGGCATGCCCGAGCTGATCGCCCCGACCACCCGGCTGCACCTGTCCTGGCTGGCCGCCCGCGACGAGTGGGGGCGCGCGCCGGCGAGGCCCAGGTGCCCGAGGGCATGGTGCCGGCGCTCTACCGGTGGATCGTCGAGGACGACGAGGTGCTCGGGGCGGTCTCGCTGCGGCTGCGCCTCAACGACTTCCTGCGCGAGGTCGGCGGCCACATCGGCTACTGCGTCCGGCCCTCGGCCCGGCGGCGGGGCCTGGCCGCCTTCGCGCTCGGCGCGGCGCTGGCGGACGTCCGGGGCACGGAGCTGGGCCGCAGCCGGCGCTACTGGATCGCCACCGGCTGACGCGGGCCGTGTTTCGGCTCCGCTGGAAGGCGTCCGGCATCACTTGCCGAACCGGAAAGACACTCTTAGGCTTGCCGTCATGGAAAATGACTTTGAGCGTCCGGATCGAGAGGCCGCCGCCGAGGCCCTGAGGACGCTCCACGCCGACCGGGAGCGACTCGCGAACGCCGTCGAGGTGCCTCGGCTGCTGCTGCTCGCCTTCGGCGCCCTCGGCGCATGGTGGGTCGCCGCAGCAGCCACCACCGATCCGGGCGCCACCTACCAGCCGCCGATCTCCGGCTGGCTCGCCCTGGTGGGCGGGCTCGTCGTCGCGCATCTCGTCCGGCGCGAGACCGGCATCCGATTCCGGGTCATGGGGGCACGCGCCGGCTGGGCTGTCGCCGGAATCGTCGCGACCTGCCTCGCCCTGTTCAGCGTCTCGCTCGGACTGGTCTCCTCCGATCTGCGGTGGGCAGTGACCTTGACCAGCGCCGCCGCGTTCCTGGTGACGACCTGGCTTGCGGGAGTCGCCTACCGGTCGGCGATCGCCGAACTGCACCGTGACTGAGGCGAGGTTCGACGACACCATCCATGCCCCGGTACGACTGCGCATCTGTGGGCTGCTGAACAACGCCGACCGTCTGGACTTCGCCGTGGTGCGCGACACCCTGGGCATCTCGGATGCGACCCTGTCCAAGCACGTCAAGACCCTCGCGGACGCAGGGCATGTGACGATCAACAAATCCGCGTCCGCCAATCGCACCGATGCCCGTCGCGTCACCTGGCTGTCCCTGAGCCCGACCGGGCGATCGGCCTTCGCTGCCCACATCCGCGCGCTGCAGGACATTGCCGGGCAGCCGCACCTGACTCTCTGAGGATCGACAGCGGCCGGATCGCTGCGGTACGGGCCTGTCCACCTCGCCGCCAGCACCGAGTGGCGGTGACCGAGGTCCACACCGGCGCTAGTCGCGCAGGTCCTCGGCGAGCAGGTCCATCAGCAGGGCGTCGTGCCAGCGGCCGTCCGCGCCCCGCTCGTAGCGGCGCATGATGCCCACCGGACGGAAACCCGCCTTCGCGTACGCCCGGACCGCCGCCGTGTTCGCCGCCGCCGGGTCGACGGTGAACCGGTGGTGGCCGTACGCGTCGACCAGGTGCCGGGCCAGCGTACGGATCGCGTCCCCGGCCACCCCGGCGCCGCGTTCCGCCGGGTCGAGGAAGATGTCCAGGCCGGCGTGGCGGTAGTCCGGGTCGGTCTCGGCGTACCACTGGATCGCGCCGACCAGCCGACCGTCCCGCTCGATGGCGTACACGGTCAGCTCGTCGTCGGCCAGGTCGGCGCGGACCGCCCCCGCCAGGTCGTCGTCCCCGCGCCACCAGCGGCGCACCTCCGGGGTGGCCCGGATCGCGGCGAGCGCGGGCACGTCGGCGTCCGTCACCGGTCGCAGCGTCACCAGCCGCCCGCGCAGCACGGCTCAGCCCCGGATCTCGCCGTGCTCGACGCAGACCGCCGACCAACCGGCCGGTACGACCTGCACCTTCATCCGCCGCCGGCACTGCGCGCAGTAGCGCGGCGGCTCCCACTCCCGGGCCGCCGCGCAGGCCACGTGCCCGCCGGCCGCGGCGTCCTCGCCGCACCGGTCGCACCAGCGCGCCGCCCCGGGCTGCCCGGCGGCGTCGACGAGCTCCGTCACCGCCGCCTCACAGCGTCGCCGAGAGCGCCTTGACCGGCATCTTCAGGTCCTCCAGCAGCTCCAGGTCGGCGGTGGCCGGCCGGCCCAGCGTGGTCAGGTAGTTGCCGACGATGACCGCGTTGATGCCGCCCAGCAGGCCGTCGCGGGTGCCCAGGTCGCCGAGGGTCAGCTCGCGGCCGCCCGCGTACCGCAGGATGGTGCGCGGCATGGCCAGCCGGAACGCGGCGATGGCCCGCAGCGCGTCCTTGCCCTCGACCACCGGCCGGTCCGCCAGCGGGGTGCCCGGGCGCGGGTTGAGGAAGTTCAGCGGGACCTCGTGCGGGTCCAGCGCGGCGAGCTGCGCGGCGAACTCGGCCCGCTGCTCCACCGTCTCGCCCAGGCCGAGGATGCCGCCGCAGCAGACCTCCATGCCGGACTCGCGGACCATCCGCAGGGTCTCCCAGCGCTCCTCCCAGGAGTGCGTGCTGACCACGTTGGGGAAGTACGAGCGGCAGGTCTCCAGGTTGTGGTTGTAGCGGTGCACACCCATCTCGACCAGCTCGTCGACCTGCTCCTGGGAGAGCATGCCCAGCGAGGCGGCGACCTGGATGTCCACCTCCGCCCTGATGGCGGCCACACCCTCGCGCATCTGCTTCATCAGCCGGGCGTCCGGGCCCCGGACGGCGGCCACGATGCAGAACTCGGTCGCCCCGGTGGCCGCGGTCTGCTTGGCCGCCTCGACCAGCGCGGGGATGTCCAGCCAGACGGCGCGGACCGGCGAGGTGAACAGGCCGGACTGTGAGCAGAAGTGGCAGTCCTCCGGGCAGCCGCCGGTCTTCAGCGACACGATGCCCTCGACCTCGACCTCCGGGCCGCACCAGCGCATCCGCACCTCGTGGGCGAGCTGCAGGGCGGCGGGGACGTGCTCGTCGGGCAGGTTCAGCACGGCGAGGACACCGGCCTCGTCGAGGCCGACGCCGTTCTCCAGCACCTGGGTCCGGGCCTGGTCGAGGATCTCTGGCATGGCTCGTACCCTACAAGGCCGCCCAGGCGGCGGGAAACGGCCGGATCGCCCCCTCGACCCGGCCGCGAGCAGCGCCCCGGGCGGGCCGGCGAGCCGGGCCGCGCCACGCCGGGGCACCAGCGCCGGGTGGTAACTTCGCCCGGCGGAAGCGCCCCCACGGGGCGACGGTCGGCGGGAAGGGACCTGGACGGTGGCGGACTGGCTGGCGGCCCTGGACCGCCGCGCCGAGCTGCGGGCGAAGGCCGGGCTGACCCGTACCCTGCGGCCCCGGGCCGCCGGCGATTCGGTGGTCGACCTGGCCGGCAACGACTACCTCGGCCTGGCCACCCACCCGGAGGTCACCGCCGCCGCCGCGCGGGCGTTGTCGGCGTACGGGCTGGGCGCGACCGGCTCCCGGCTGGTGCGCGGCTCCACCGACCTGCACCACGCGCTGGAGGACGCCCTCGCCGGCTGGCTCGGCGTCGACCGGGCGCTGGTCTTCTCCTCCGGCTATCTGGCCAACCTGGCTGCCGTCCGGGGCCTGGTGCAGCCCCGCACGCTGCTGGTCTCCGACGCGCACAACCACGCCTCGCTGATCGACGGCTGCCGGATCTCCGGCGCGCAGACCGTGGTGACCCCGCACGCCGACGTGGACGCGGTGGCCGCCGCCCTCGCCGCCGCGCCGGGCCGTCCCGCCGTGGTGGTCACCGAGTCGGTGTTCTCCGTCGACGGTGACCTGGCCCCGCTGGCGCGGTTGCACGCGGTGGCCCGCCGGCACGGCGCGCTGCTGCTGGTCGACGACGCGCACGGGCTCGGCGTCACCGGCCCGGCCGGGGCCGGCGGGGTGGCCGCCGCCGGGCTGGCCGGCGAGCCGGACGTGGTGGTCACCGCCACCCTCTCCAAGGCGCTCGGCGGGGCCGGGGGCGTGGTCGCCGGGCCGGCCGAGTTCGTCCGGCATTTGGTGGAGACGGGTCGGACCTTCATCTTCGACACCGCGCCGCCGCCGGCCGTGGCGGCCGGTGTGCTGGCGGCGGTGCGGCTGGCCCGGGCCGGCGACGACCTGCGCGCGGAGCTGGCCGCGCGGGTCGCCCTCGCGGTCGACCGGCTCGGCGCGGCCGGGCTGGCGGTCTCCGCCCCCGACGGCGCGGTGGTCTCGGTGACCGCGCCCGGGCCGGAGGCGGCGACCGCCTGGGCGGCGGACTGCCGGGACCGGGGCGTCGCGGTGGGCTGCTTCCGGCCGCCGTCCACCCCGGACAGCCGCTCCCGGCTGCGGCTGACGGTCTCGGCCGGGGTGCCCCGGGCGGACTTCATCCGCGCCCTGGACGTCATCGTGGAGTGTGCGCCGGTTCTGCGAGCCCCGCAGTCGCGAACGGAGGTGGGCTCATGACCAACGGTTGGACCGGTGCGGTGCTGGTGACCGGCACCGACACCGAGGTGGGCAAGACGGTGGTGACCGCCGCCATCGCCGCGGCGGCCCAGGCGGCCGGGCTGCGGGTCGCGGTGGTCAAGCCCGGCCAGACGGGTACGGCCACCGGTGACCCGGGCGACGTCGACTCGGTGACCCGGCTGGCCGCCCCGCTCACCGGCCGGACCCTGGCCGCCTATCCGGACCCGCTCGCCCCGCTCGCCGCGGCCCGGGTCGCCGAGTTGGAGCCGCTGGAGCTCTACACCGCGGTCGACGCGATCCGCGAGGAGGTCGACAAGCACGACCTGGTGCTCGTCGAGGGGGCCGGCGGGCTGCTCGTACCGATGGGGCTGCGGCCCTCCGGCGAGCCCTGGACGGTGGCCGACCTGGCGGTGTCGCTGGGCGCCCCGGCGGTGGTGGTGGCCCGCGCCGGGCTCGGCACGCTCAACCACACCGCGCTCACCCTGGAGGCGCTGGAGCGCCGGGCCGTGCCGGCCGGGGTGGTGATCGGCGCCTGGCCCACCCAGCCGGAGCTGGTGCACTGGCTGAACCTCTCCGAGCTGGTGCCGAACCTGCTGGGCGCGGTGCCGGCGGGCGCGGGCGCGATGGACCCGGGCGTCTTCCGCCGCTCCGCCCCCGGGTGGCTCACCCCGGCGCTGTACGGGGTGCTGGACGACTGGCGGGCCTGGGCCGAGGAGAGCGGCTGAGCACCTGACTTTCGTCGGTACCCGCCCCGCCGGTCGGTGGGTAGCGTGACCGCCGTGCCACCCACCGACCCCGTCCCGCCGACCGACGCGCCCGACGGGCCGGCGTCGGCGCTGCGCCGCCGTCGCCTCGGCGACCTGCTGCTCTGGGTCGTGCTCGCCGCGCCGGTGACGTACGCGGGCCTCACCCCGCCCTGGCCGGGGAGCGCGCTGGTGCGGCTTGCCGGATCGCTGGCGCTGCTCGCCGGCGCGGTGGCCGTCGGCCGCCGGTTGCCGCTGGCCGCGCTGGTGGCGGTGGTGCTCGGCTCCTTCGTCGACGGCAACTTCGTCTTCGCCATCCCGGTGCTCAGCTATCTGGCCGGGCGGCGCAGCCCCGGCACCGGCCGGGTGGCCGTGGTCTTCGGCGTCATCGCGGTCGCCGGCACGGCGCTCAACCTGGGCCTGCTCGGCACCGACCCGTCGACCTGGTTCCTGCTGGCGTCGATCCTGCTGGTGGCGGGGGTCTTTCCCTGGCTGCTGGGTCGGTACCGGCGGCAGCAGGCGGCCCTCGCCGACGCGCAGCGGCGGCACGCCGAGGCGGTACGGCGGGAGCGGCGCGGCGTGACCGACCGGGTCCGGCTGCGGGAGCGGGCCCGCATCGCCGAGGAGATGCACGACTCGCTGGGGCACGAGCTGAGCCTCATCGCGCTGCGGGCCGCCGCGCTGGAGTTGGCCGCCGACCTGCCGGCCGCCCACCGGGCCGCGGCCGGTGAGCTGCGCGCCCGGGTGGCCGCCGCGACCGAGCGGTTGCACGAGATCATCGGTGTGCTGCGCGAGGACCGGGCCGGCTCCGCACGGCCGCCCGACGAGACCGTCGCCGACCTGGTGGAGGGGGCCCGGGACGCCGGGATGGCGGTCGCCCTGCGCACCGGTGCCGGTCCGGTGGATCTGCCGCCGCTCACCGCGCACGCCGTGCACCGGGTGGTCCGCGAGGCGCTCACCAACGCCGCCCGGTACGCCCCCGGCGCGCCGGTGACGGTCGCCGTGCAACGGCGCGCCGGGGCGGTGGCGGTCGACGTGGTGAACGGCGCGTCCCCGACCGGGCCGCTGCCGGGGCCGGCGGCGCACGGCTCCGGCCTGCTCGCCCTGCGCGAGCGGGTCCGGCTCGCCGGTGGCAGCTTCGACGCCGGCCCGCGCGGCGGCGGCTTCGCGGTCACCGCCCACCTGCCGCTGCACCCCCCGCCGGCCGGGCCGGTACCCGCCGGCGACGACAGGTCGGTCGGGGTACCGGTGCCTGCCGGTGACGACATGGCCGTCGTCGGGTCGGTGTCGTCGGCCGACGAGGCGGCGACCGGTCGCACGGCGCCCGGGACGGGTCCGGCCGGGCCGCGTCGCCCCGCCTGGTCGGTCGAGGACGAGGGTGAGGACGGTCCGGACGACGGCCGGTCGGATCCGGCCGCCGAGGCGGAGCGGCGGCTGGGGGACGCCCGACGGCGGGTCCGGCACAGCCTGCTGGTGGCGTTCGGTGCTCCGGCGCTGCTCGGACTGGTGCTCGCCCTCGTCTACTACCCGCTGGCCGCCACGGGCGCGGAACTCGACCGGGCCGGCTACGAGCGGCTGCGTGTCGGCGCTGCCCGCGACGGCCTCGGGCTGCCCCGCCGGCAGGTGCCGCCGCCCACCGCGGACGCCCCGCCGGGCTGCGAGTACTACACCGACGGGAACTTCCCCTTCGCGAGGCCGACCTGGCGGCTCTGCTTCGCCGACGGCCGGCTGGTCAGCAAGGAGTGGATCGCGCGATGACCGACGATCACGGGCAGCCGCTGCGGGTGGTGCTCGCCGACGACGAGGCGATGATCCGGGCCGGGGTGCGGGCCATCCTGGCCGCCGATCCGGGGATCGAGGTGGTCGGCGAGGCCGGCGACGGCCGGGTGGCGGTCGAGCTGGTCCGCGCCCACCGGCCCCGGGTGGCACTGCTGGACATCCGGATGCCGCGCTTCGACGGGCTGAGCGCGGCCGCCGAGATCGGCCGGCTGGTGCCGGAGACCGCCACCGTCATGCTCACCACGTTCGGCGAGGACGACCTGATCGCCCGGGCGCTCGGTCTCGGCGCGAGCGGCTTCCTGCTCAAGTCCGGGGATCCCCGGGAACTGCTGGCCGGGATCCGGGCGGTCGCCGACGGCGGGGCGTACCTGTCGCCCCGGGTGGCCCGCCGGGTGATCGAGCTGAGCGGCGGGCGGCTCGCCCGCACCCCGTACGCGCGGGACCGGCTCGCCGGGCTGACCGAGCGGGAGCGGGAGGTGCTGGCGTTGGTCGGGGCGGGGCTGTCCAACGCCGAGATCGCCCGCCGGCTGCACCTCGTCGAGGGAACCGTGAAGAGCTACCTGACCAGCATCTTCACCCGCCTGGACGTGCGCAACCGGGTGCAGGCGGCGATCCTCGCGTACGAGGCGGGGCTGGTGCCGCCGACCGGCTGACCAACCCCGCCCCGTCCTCACGCGTCGCGCCGGGCCAGCGCCCACCGGCCGAGGGCCAGCGCCCCGGCCGCCCAGCCGGCGAGGACCAGCAGCCCCACCGCCGCCGGGTACGGCTCGCTGTCGCCCGCCAGGAAGTGGTTGCCGGCCACCCCGGGGAACGCGTCGGCGATCCGGGTGAGCACGGTGATCCCGGGCTCCTGCAACGACAGCGGCACGATCATCAGCAGCGCGAGGAGCACGGTGAGGGTGAGCACCGCGCCGCGCAGCGCCGTCGCCAGGCCCAGCGCCAGCACCCCCAGCACGGCCAGGTACGCCGCCGACGCCACGATGTCGCGGACCGTCCCGCCCAGCGGGGCCCGCCCCCACTCGCCCAGCACCGGCCGGGCGACGACCGCCCCGACGACGCCGAGC
This genomic window contains:
- a CDS encoding GNAT family N-acetyltransferase; translated protein: MLRGRLVTLRPVTDADVPALAAIRATPEVRRWWRGDDDLAGAVRADLADDELTVYAIERDGRLVGAIQWYAETDPDYRHAGLDIFLDPAERGAGVAGDAIRTLARHLVDAYGHHRFTVDPAAANTAAVRAYAKAGFRPVGIMRRYERGADGRWHDALLMDLLAEDLRD
- the bioD gene encoding dethiobiotin synthase, with translation MTNGWTGAVLVTGTDTEVGKTVVTAAIAAAAQAAGLRVAVVKPGQTGTATGDPGDVDSVTRLAAPLTGRTLAAYPDPLAPLAAARVAELEPLELYTAVDAIREEVDKHDLVLVEGAGGLLVPMGLRPSGEPWTVADLAVSLGAPAVVVARAGLGTLNHTALTLEALERRAVPAGVVIGAWPTQPELVHWLNLSELVPNLLGAVPAGAGAMDPGVFRRSAPGWLTPALYGVLDDWRAWAEESG
- the bioB gene encoding biotin synthase BioB, with protein sequence MPEILDQARTQVLENGVGLDEAGVLAVLNLPDEHVPAALQLAHEVRMRWCGPEVEVEGIVSLKTGGCPEDCHFCSQSGLFTSPVRAVWLDIPALVEAAKQTAATGATEFCIVAAVRGPDARLMKQMREGVAAIRAEVDIQVAASLGMLSQEQVDELVEMGVHRYNHNLETCRSYFPNVVSTHSWEERWETLRMVRESGMEVCCGGILGLGETVEQRAEFAAQLAALDPHEVPLNFLNPRPGTPLADRPVVEGKDALRAIAAFRLAMPRTILRYAGGRELTLGDLGTRDGLLGGINAVIVGNYLTTLGRPATADLELLEDLKMPVKALSATL
- a CDS encoding response regulator, which translates into the protein MTDDHGQPLRVVLADDEAMIRAGVRAILAADPGIEVVGEAGDGRVAVELVRAHRPRVALLDIRMPRFDGLSAAAEIGRLVPETATVMLTTFGEDDLIARALGLGASGFLLKSGDPRELLAGIRAVADGGAYLSPRVARRVIELSGGRLARTPYARDRLAGLTEREREVLALVGAGLSNAEIARRLHLVEGTVKSYLTSIFTRLDVRNRVQAAILAYEAGLVPPTG
- a CDS encoding transcriptional regulator, with product MTEARFDDTIHAPVRLRICGLLNNADRLDFAVVRDTLGISDATLSKHVKTLADAGHVTINKSASANRTDARRVTWLSLSPTGRSAFAAHIRALQDIAGQPHLTL
- the bsaP gene encoding biotin synthase auxiliary protein BsaP translates to MTELVDAAGQPGAARWCDRCGEDAAAGGHVACAAAREWEPPRYCAQCRRRMKVQVVPAGWSAVCVEHGEIRG
- a CDS encoding 8-amino-7-oxononanoate synthase, with the translated sequence MADWLAALDRRAELRAKAGLTRTLRPRAAGDSVVDLAGNDYLGLATHPEVTAAAARALSAYGLGATGSRLVRGSTDLHHALEDALAGWLGVDRALVFSSGYLANLAAVRGLVQPRTLLVSDAHNHASLIDGCRISGAQTVVTPHADVDAVAAALAAAPGRPAVVVTESVFSVDGDLAPLARLHAVARRHGALLLVDDAHGLGVTGPAGAGGVAAAGLAGEPDVVVTATLSKALGGAGGVVAGPAEFVRHLVETGRTFIFDTAPPPAVAAGVLAAVRLARAGDDLRAELAARVALAVDRLGAAGLAVSAPDGAVVSVTAPGPEAATAWAADCRDRGVAVGCFRPPSTPDSRSRLRLTVSAGVPRADFIRALDVIVECAPVLRAPQSRTEVGS
- a CDS encoding GNAT family N-acetyltransferase, whose translation is MPEGMVPALYRWIVEDDEVLGAVSLRLRLNDFLREVGGHIGYCVRPSARRRGLAAFALGAALADVRGTELGRSRRYWIATG
- a CDS encoding histidine kinase is translated as MPPTDPVPPTDAPDGPASALRRRRLGDLLLWVVLAAPVTYAGLTPPWPGSALVRLAGSLALLAGAVAVGRRLPLAALVAVVLGSFVDGNFVFAIPVLSYLAGRRSPGTGRVAVVFGVIAVAGTALNLGLLGTDPSTWFLLASILLVAGVFPWLLGRYRRQQAALADAQRRHAEAVRRERRGVTDRVRLRERARIAEEMHDSLGHELSLIALRAAALELAADLPAAHRAAAGELRARVAAATERLHEIIGVLREDRAGSARPPDETVADLVEGARDAGMAVALRTGAGPVDLPPLTAHAVHRVVREALTNAARYAPGAPVTVAVQRRAGAVAVDVVNGASPTGPLPGPAAHGSGLLALRERVRLAGGSFDAGPRGGGFAVTAHLPLHPPPAGPVPAGDDRSVGVPVPAGDDMAVVGSVSSADEAATGRTAPGTGPAGPRRPAWSVEDEGEDGPDDGRSDPAAEAERRLGDARRRVRHSLLVAFGAPALLGLVLALVYYPLAATGAELDRAGYERLRVGAARDGLGLPRRQVPPPTADAPPGCEYYTDGNFPFARPTWRLCFADGRLVSKEWIAR